In Beutenbergia cavernae DSM 12333, the DNA window CGCCCGACGAATCGAAACTATCGGAACCAGCCTGCTGGCCTTGGTCCTCGTGACCGGCACGGCGAGCCTCGGGAACGCCGTCGGCGCGCCGCCCCCTGAACCAGCCGCGCCGGCGCAGGCCGTCGTGACATCCGACTTCGAGGACGGCACCACGCAGGGCTGGTCGGGCCGAGGTAGCGCGAGCGTCGCCGTCACCGCCGACGCCGCCCATGACGGCGCGGCGAGCCTGCTCGTGACGGGCCGGACCCAGGCGTGGAACGGCGCATCCCTCGACGTCACCTCCGCGTTCGAGGCGGGGACCACCTACGGCGTCGACCTCTGGCTCCGCCTCGCCACGGGCGCGGAGCCGACCGACCTGCGCGTCAGTGTCCAGCGTGACGCCGGGGGCTCCTCGATCTTCGACACGGTCGCGACCGTCTCCGCCACGGCCGATGCGTGGGTCCAGGTCGCGGCCGAGTACACGATGCCCGCAGCAGCCGAGGCCACCCAGCTGTACGTCGAGTCGACCGGGTCTCTCACGGACTTCCTGCTCGACGGCGTCGTCGTGACCGGGGAGGAGGTGCCGCCGGTGCAGGAGGACATCCCGCCGTTGCGCGACGTCCTGGCTGGCGACTTCGGCATCGGCGTCGCCATCGACGCACGCGAGACGACTGGCGCGTCGGCCCAGCTTCTGACGCGCCACTTCGGGCAGATCACCGCCGAGAACGCGATGAAGCCCGAGTCCATCCAGCCGACGGAGGGTGAGTTCACGTTCGAGGCGGCTGACGCGCTCGTCGCGTTCGCGCAGCAGAACGATCTGCGCGTCTACGGGCACACGCTCGTGTGGCACAGCCAGACCCCGGAGTGGTTCTTCGCCCGCGCCGACGGTACGCCGCTCACGAGCAGCCCAGAGGACCAGGCGATCCTGCTCGGCCGGATGGAGGCCCACATCACGGCCATGGGCGAGCGTTTCGGCGACGCCGCGTGGGCGTGGGACGTCGTCAACGAGGCGATCGACGAGAGCCAGCCCGACGGGCTGCGCCGCAGCCGCTGGTACGAGGTGCTCGGTCCCGACTACCTCACCCATGCGTTCCGTTTCGCGGACGCGGCGTTCCCGGACGCGCAGCTCTTCCTCAACGACTACAACACGGAGTTCCCCGCGAAGCGAGAGGCGATGTACCGGGTCGTCGCGGACCTGATCGCCGACGGCGTCCCGATCGACGGCGTCGGGCACCAGCTGCACGTCAACCTCACCCGGCCGGTCGCCCAGGTCGACGCGACGCTGGCGCGATTCGCCGAGCTCGGGGTTGCCCAGGCCGTGACGGAGCTCGACGTGAGCATCTCCCGGAGCGCGGACGAGAGCCTCCCGACGACCCCGCCCGAACGACTCGTCGAGCAGGGTTACTACTACCGCGACCTGTTCGAGGTGCTGCGGGCGCACGAGCTCGCCTCCGTCACCCTCTGGGGCCTGCACGACGGCCGCAGCTGGCTGCGGACGTGGCCCATCGAGCGTCCCCACGAGGCGCCGCTCGCGTTCGATGACCGGCTGCAGGCCAAGCCGGCGTACTGGGGGATCGTCGACCCGGGCCAACTGCCGCACCTGCCACGCGCCGCGCGCGTCCCGGCGGCCGCCGTCGAGCTCGGCCCGGACGCCCCCACCGACCCCGAGTGGTCGCTCGTCCCGCTCACCGAGGTCGGGGCGAGCGAGGCGGGCACGTCGACGTTCGGAGGCCGCTGGGACGCGAGCCGCCTCACGGTGCTCGTCCGGGTGGCCGACGCCACGCCCGAGGGGGACGACGCCGTCGAGCTCTTCGCCGACGGTCCCGTGCCCTACCGCGTGGCGCGCGACGGGACGACGACGGGGGAGGGGAGCGGGGCCGTCGTGATCGAACGCCCCGACGGAACGGGGTACGACGTCGTCGCGGCCCTTCCGTTGACCGCGGCGGAGCCGGGCGCGTCGGTGCCGTTCGACCTCCGGCTCACCGACGCGTCCGTCGGCCAGGTCTCGTGGAGCGATCTCAGCCACACGCAGGAGACGCGCCCCGAACGTCGCGGTGCGCTCGAGCTGTCCGAGGAGGTGCCGGTCGTGGACGTGCCGCTCGCCCGGGTCGTCCCGGTGGTCGACGGCGTGGTCGAGGCGGCGTGGGACGGTGCGGTGGTCGTCGCGACAGGCGTCCAGGTCGAGGGCACACCGGGCGCGAGTGCGGACGTCCGGCTTCTGTGGTCCGACGGAGCCCTGCACGCGCTCGCCGAGGTGACGGACCCGGAGATCGACACGTCGAACTCGAACGCGTGGGAGCAGGACTCGGTCGAGATCTTCCTGGACCCGGGCAACACAAAGGCCGGCGCGTACGACCCCGACGACGGCCAGTACCGCGTCAGTGCCACAGGGCACGTCTCGATCAGCGGTGACCTCGAGGTCATCGGCGACAACCTCACGAGCGCCGCGACTCTCACCCCGACGGGGTACGTCGTCGAGGCGTCGCTGGTGCTCGACGGCGCCGCGACCAGCGTGCTCGCCGGCCTGGAGCTGCAGGTCAACGACGCCACCGACGGCGCACGCTCGTCCGTGAGAACCTGGGCCGACCCGACCGGGCTGTCGTACCAGAACACCTCGCGCTGGGGCGTCGCGCGCCTGGCGGGGCGGGCGGTGCCAGCCTGCACGAGCACGGTGACGGACGACGTGCGCGGACCGCTTGTGATCTCCGACGGCGTCACGTGCCTCGACGGTGCCGAGGTCCGCGGACCGGTCCTCGTGCGCACCGGCGCGAGCCTGGTCGCTCGAACTGCGGAGATCCGTGGCCCCCTGGCCGTGAGCAGGGCCGGCGTGGTGCACCTCGAGGACGTGCGGGTGTCCGGGCCGATCGCCGTGTCCGGCGCCGAGGTCCTGCGCCTGGACCGTGCTGACGTCCGCGGGCCCGTCGGCATCACCGGCGTGTCACACCTCGCCATCGTGTCCGGTTCTACGATCGCCGGCCCGCTCGCGTGCTGGGGGAACGCGGCGACGCCCACCGACGACGGCGTGGCGAACGTCGTGCGCGGCCCGACCTTCGGGCAGTGCGCCGGGTTCTAGATGATGTCGAGGGCCGTCGCCCGCCACCGGCCGCGATGGGCCTCCAGGCGGAGCGCGGCCGCGCGCACGCGCGTGCCGTCGTCAACAACGACGGCTGCCTCGACGACGCCGCGCGCGACCTCGCACGTGCGCACCGCCCGGATCCGTGCATGCCGGGGCCGGCGCGGCCTGCCCTGTACGCGGATCGCGAGACCGGCTCGCCGGGAGATCGACGCGTACAGCTCGAGCGTCATCCACCGGATGAGCTGCTGGGGCGGCCGGGCGCCTCTGAGCGCCTCGACGCACGCCGCGACGAGCGCCGCCGCCCAGCGTTCGGGATCGGGGAGTTCGGCCGTGGCGGGGTCGGGTGCAGGGGGCGACGCCGTGCCCGGCGCCCGCAGCCGGTCCCACTCGCCGCGATCGAGCTCCGGGACGGGCCGCAGCGGCGGCGCCTCCGCCGGCGGGACCAGGCGGCCGGCCTCGTCGGGGTCGATCCCCCAGGCGATCGCGCTCATCGGTCCGCCTCCGGCACGACGAGGACCTGACCCGGGAGGATGAGGTCCGGATCGTCACCGACGACGGCGCGGTTCGCCTCGAACCAGCGCGGCCACGCTGCGGCGACGTCGGCGTCCTCGGCTCCGGCGGGCAACGCCTGCTCGGCGATCTCCCACAGCGACTCGCCGGCGGCGACGACGTGCGTCGGCGCAGCTCGTTCGGCGCCGTGCGAGGTCGCACGCGCTCCCGGCGGGACGCCCTCGGTGGCGGACGGCGTCGGCTCCGCACCGTCCGGCGACGGCGCACCGCTGAGCGCCGGGCCGGTGGAGGCGCCGCGCCCGTCCTGCGGTGGCGAGGCGGCGGGTCCGGGCGACGGCGCCGGGATCGACGGACCGGACGGTTGCCCGTCCTTGCCGTCGACCTGCCCGTGCGCGTCGTTCGAGGGTGCTGGTGACGGATCGGACGGGATGTAGCCGACGTCGTCGGGTGGCGCCTCCGAGGCCGGGAACGGTGCGGACCCGACGTTCCCGCCGACGGCGCTCGCGGCCGGAGCGAGGAAGAGTCCGGTGCCGACGGTGGCGGCGATCCCGAGGCCGAGCGCACCGCGCATCGCGGGCGGTCCCCAGCGCCGCAGGGCGCGTTCGCCGCTGCGCCACGCGCGTCCCGCCGCTCGAGCCGACCATCCGACGGCGCTGACGACTGCGGCCACGGCGTACCAGGCGGCGACCGCTGATCCGACGGCGACGGCCGCGGCGCCCACGAGGGAGTCCACGGATCGCCGCCCCTGGATCAGGTCCAGACCGCGGGACGCCAGCACCGTGGCGAGGACGGCCATGGCCACCGCGAGTGCGGCGAACGCGATGGCCCGGACGACGGCGTCGGCCGCGCTCGCGGTGTGCCCGGGACCCTGCACGGGCTCGGGACGGAGTGGTGGGCTGGTCCGCACGGTCATGATGACCCCCTTCGCATCCGATGATGATGCATCGTGACATTTCATGTCAGATCGTGCAAGAGGGTGCTCGAATGCGACCTGCGGATGCGGCGTCGTCGTACGCTGCGGGGATGCGGTGGGAGGACCTGTTCGCGGATCTCGACG includes these proteins:
- a CDS encoding endo-1,4-beta-xylanase yields the protein MTGTASLGNAVGAPPPEPAAPAQAVVTSDFEDGTTQGWSGRGSASVAVTADAAHDGAASLLVTGRTQAWNGASLDVTSAFEAGTTYGVDLWLRLATGAEPTDLRVSVQRDAGGSSIFDTVATVSATADAWVQVAAEYTMPAAAEATQLYVESTGSLTDFLLDGVVVTGEEVPPVQEDIPPLRDVLAGDFGIGVAIDARETTGASAQLLTRHFGQITAENAMKPESIQPTEGEFTFEAADALVAFAQQNDLRVYGHTLVWHSQTPEWFFARADGTPLTSSPEDQAILLGRMEAHITAMGERFGDAAWAWDVVNEAIDESQPDGLRRSRWYEVLGPDYLTHAFRFADAAFPDAQLFLNDYNTEFPAKREAMYRVVADLIADGVPIDGVGHQLHVNLTRPVAQVDATLARFAELGVAQAVTELDVSISRSADESLPTTPPERLVEQGYYYRDLFEVLRAHELASVTLWGLHDGRSWLRTWPIERPHEAPLAFDDRLQAKPAYWGIVDPGQLPHLPRAARVPAAAVELGPDAPTDPEWSLVPLTEVGASEAGTSTFGGRWDASRLTVLVRVADATPEGDDAVELFADGPVPYRVARDGTTTGEGSGAVVIERPDGTGYDVVAALPLTAAEPGASVPFDLRLTDASVGQVSWSDLSHTQETRPERRGALELSEEVPVVDVPLARVVPVVDGVVEAAWDGAVVVATGVQVEGTPGASADVRLLWSDGALHALAEVTDPEIDTSNSNAWEQDSVEIFLDPGNTKAGAYDPDDGQYRVSATGHVSISGDLEVIGDNLTSAATLTPTGYVVEASLVLDGAATSVLAGLELQVNDATDGARSSVRTWADPTGLSYQNTSRWGVARLAGRAVPACTSTVTDDVRGPLVISDGVTCLDGAEVRGPVLVRTGASLVARTAEIRGPLAVSRAGVVHLEDVRVSGPIAVSGAEVLRLDRADVRGPVGITGVSHLAIVSGSTIAGPLACWGNAATPTDDGVANVVRGPTFGQCAGF
- a CDS encoding Rv3235 family protein — its product is MSAIAWGIDPDEAGRLVPPAEAPPLRPVPELDRGEWDRLRAPGTASPPAPDPATAELPDPERWAAALVAACVEALRGARPPQQLIRWMTLELYASISRRAGLAIRVQGRPRRPRHARIRAVRTCEVARGVVEAAVVVDDGTRVRAAALRLEAHRGRWRATALDII
- a CDS encoding LysM peptidoglycan-binding domain-containing protein encodes the protein MTVRTSPPLRPEPVQGPGHTASAADAVVRAIAFAALAVAMAVLATVLASRGLDLIQGRRSVDSLVGAAAVAVGSAVAAWYAVAAVVSAVGWSARAAGRAWRSGERALRRWGPPAMRGALGLGIAATVGTGLFLAPAASAVGGNVGSAPFPASEAPPDDVGYIPSDPSPAPSNDAHGQVDGKDGQPSGPSIPAPSPGPAASPPQDGRGASTGPALSGAPSPDGAEPTPSATEGVPPGARATSHGAERAAPTHVVAAGESLWEIAEQALPAGAEDADVAAAWPRWFEANRAVVGDDPDLILPGQVLVVPEADR